In the genome of Cronobacter malonaticus LMG 23826, one region contains:
- the nlpI gene encoding lipoprotein NlpI: MKPLLRWCFVATALTLAGCSNSAWRKSEVLAVPLQPALQQEVILARMEQILASRALTDDERAQLLYERGVLYDSLGLRALARNDFSQALAIRPDMPEVFNYLGIYLTQAGNFDAAYEAFDSVLELDPTYNYAHLNRGIALYYGRRYRLAQDDLLAFYHDDPNDPFRSLWLFLAESKMDEKQAKAALQERFEKSDKEQWGWNIVEFWLGDISEKTLMERLKADATDNTSLAEHLSETNFYLGKYYLSLGDKDSATALFKLAVANNVHNFVEHRYALLELALLGQEQDDLAESDQQ, translated from the coding sequence ATGAAGCCTTTATTGCGCTGGTGTTTCGTTGCGACAGCACTCACGCTGGCAGGATGCAGCAACTCTGCCTGGCGTAAGAGCGAGGTCCTGGCGGTGCCATTGCAACCGGCCTTGCAGCAAGAAGTGATCCTCGCACGCATGGAGCAGATCCTCGCAAGTCGGGCTTTAACCGATGATGAACGCGCACAGCTTTTATATGAGCGCGGAGTGTTGTATGATAGTCTTGGTTTGCGGGCACTGGCGCGGAATGATTTTTCACAAGCGCTGGCTATCCGACCCGATATGCCTGAAGTATTCAACTACTTAGGCATTTATTTAACGCAGGCAGGCAATTTTGATGCTGCCTATGAAGCGTTTGATTCTGTACTTGAGCTTGATCCAACTTACAACTACGCGCATTTAAATCGCGGTATCGCCCTCTATTACGGCAGACGTTACCGATTAGCGCAAGATGATCTGCTGGCGTTTTATCACGACGATCCCAATGATCCTTTCCGTAGTCTGTGGCTCTTCCTTGCTGAAAGCAAAATGGATGAGAAACAGGCCAAAGCGGCCTTGCAAGAACGCTTTGAGAAATCGGACAAAGAACAGTGGGGATGGAACATTGTCGAATTCTGGCTCGGCGACATTAGCGAAAAAACGTTAATGGAACGCCTGAAGGCAGACGCAACGGATAACACCTCGCTCGCTGAGCATCTCAGTGAAACCAACTTCTATTTAGGTAAGTACTACCTAAGTCTGGGGGATAAGGACAGCGCCACGGCACTGTTCAAATTAGCGGTTGCTAACAACGTCCACAACTTCGTTGAGCACCGTTATGCATTGTTGGAATTAGCGCTCTTGGGCCAGGAGCAAGATGACCTGGCAGAATCGGACCAGCAATAG
- the truB gene encoding tRNA pseudouridine(55) synthase TruB, producing MSRPRRRGRDVHGVLLLDKPQGLSSNDALQKVKRIYNANRAGHTGALDPLATGMLPICLGEATKFSQYLLDSDKRYRVIARLGQRTDTSDADGTVVDERPVTFSEQQLQDALESFRGDTLQVPTMFSALKYQGKPLYEYARQGIEVPREARPITVYELLFIRHEGDELELEVHCSKGTYIRTIIDDLGEKLGCGAHVIYLRRLAVSKYPVERMVTLEQLNALLEEAQTREIAPSELLDPLLMPMDSPAADYPVVNLPLTSSVYFKNGNPVRTTGAPPEGLVRVTEGETQKFLGMGEIDSEGRVAPRRLVVEYPV from the coding sequence ATGAGTCGTCCTCGTCGTCGCGGTCGCGACGTGCATGGCGTATTGTTGCTGGATAAGCCGCAGGGGCTCTCCTCCAACGATGCGCTGCAAAAAGTAAAGCGTATCTATAACGCCAATCGCGCTGGTCATACCGGCGCGCTGGATCCGCTGGCGACCGGCATGCTGCCCATCTGCCTCGGTGAAGCGACCAAGTTTTCTCAGTATCTGCTCGATTCAGACAAGCGCTATCGCGTGATTGCGCGTCTTGGCCAGCGTACTGACACTTCCGATGCTGACGGTACGGTGGTGGACGAGCGCCCGGTCACGTTCAGTGAGCAGCAATTACAGGATGCGCTGGAAAGTTTCCGTGGCGACACCCTGCAGGTGCCGACCATGTTCTCGGCGCTGAAGTATCAGGGCAAGCCGCTATATGAATATGCGCGTCAGGGGATTGAAGTGCCGCGTGAAGCGCGCCCGATTACCGTTTATGAGCTGCTATTTATTCGTCATGAAGGCGATGAGCTTGAGCTGGAAGTGCACTGTTCTAAAGGCACCTACATTCGCACCATCATTGATGATTTGGGCGAGAAACTCGGCTGCGGCGCGCATGTGATTTATCTGCGTCGTCTGGCAGTAAGTAAATATCCTGTCGAGCGTATGGTAACGCTGGAGCAACTGAACGCGCTGCTTGAAGAAGCACAGACGCGTGAGATCGCGCCGTCTGAACTGCTCGATCCATTGTTAATGCCAATGGACAGCCCGGCGGCGGATTACCCTGTGGTGAACCTGCCGCTGACCTCATCCGTTTACTTTAAGAACGGCAATCCGGTACGCACCACGGGCGCGCCGCCTGAAGGCCTTGTTCGCGTGACGGAAGGTGAAACGCAGAAGTTTCTTGGCATGGGGGAAATCGACAGCGAAGGGCGCGTGGCACCCCGCCGCCTGGTGGTGGAGTATCCGGTTTAA
- a CDS encoding luciferase-like monooxygenase, which produces MSDKSVVPFSVLDLAPIPQGSSAREAFHHSLDLARLAEKRGYDRYWLAEHHNMTGIASAATSVLIGYLAANTTTLRLGSGGVMLPNHAPLVIAEQFGTLDALYPGRIELGLGRAPGSDQRTMMALRRHMNHDIDNFPRDVKELTDWFDACDPNPAVRPVPGYGAKLPVWLLGSSLYSAQLAAQMGLPFAFASHFAPDMLLQALHLYRTHFQPSERLEKPYAMVCINIVAADSNRDAEFLFTSMQQAFVKLRRGETGQLPPPIASMESFWSPAEQYGVQQALSMSLVGDKAKVRHGLLSILRETDADEIMVNGQIFDHDARLHSFDLAMQVREELLS; this is translated from the coding sequence ATGTCTGATAAATCTGTTGTGCCTTTTTCGGTGCTCGATCTCGCGCCGATCCCGCAAGGCTCCTCCGCCCGTGAGGCGTTCCACCACTCGCTCGATTTAGCCCGTCTCGCCGAGAAGCGCGGTTACGACCGCTACTGGCTGGCGGAACACCACAATATGACCGGCATCGCCAGCGCCGCGACGTCGGTACTGATTGGCTATCTCGCCGCCAATACCACCACGCTGCGCCTGGGCTCCGGCGGCGTGATGCTGCCAAACCACGCCCCGCTGGTGATTGCCGAGCAGTTCGGCACGCTCGACGCGCTCTATCCTGGCCGTATCGAGCTTGGCCTTGGCCGTGCGCCAGGCAGCGATCAGCGCACGATGATGGCGCTGCGCCGCCATATGAATCATGACATCGATAACTTTCCGCGTGATGTAAAAGAGCTGACGGACTGGTTCGATGCCTGCGATCCGAACCCGGCGGTACGTCCGGTGCCGGGTTACGGTGCAAAACTCCCGGTATGGCTGCTGGGTTCAAGCCTTTACAGCGCGCAGCTGGCCGCGCAGATGGGCCTGCCGTTTGCGTTCGCCTCGCATTTCGCGCCGGATATGCTGTTGCAGGCGCTGCATCTTTACCGCACGCACTTCCAGCCTTCAGAGCGCCTGGAAAAACCGTATGCGATGGTGTGCATTAATATCGTCGCCGCCGACAGCAATCGCGATGCGGAGTTTCTGTTTACCTCGATGCAGCAGGCCTTTGTGAAGCTGCGCCGCGGCGAAACCGGCCAGTTGCCGCCGCCAATTGCGTCTATGGAAAGCTTCTGGAGCCCGGCGGAGCAGTACGGCGTTCAGCAGGCGCTCAGTATGTCGCTGGTTGGCGATAAAGCGAAAGTCCGCCACGGACTGTTGTCCATTCTGCGTGAAACCGACGCCGATGAGATTATGGTTAACGGGCAGATTTTCGATCACGACGCGCGGCTGCACTCGTTTGATCTCGCCATGCAGGTGCGGGAAGAACTGTTAAGCTAA
- the rbfA gene encoding 30S ribosome-binding factor RbfA has product MAKEFGRPQRVAQEMQKEIAIILQREIKDPRVGLMTTVSGVEVSRDLAYAKVFVTFLNDKDEAAVKAGIKALQDASGFIRSLLGKAMRLRIVPELTFFYDNSLVEGMRMSNLVTSVVKHDEERRVNPDDDKEE; this is encoded by the coding sequence ATGGCGAAAGAATTTGGTCGCCCGCAGCGCGTGGCGCAGGAGATGCAAAAAGAGATTGCCATCATTCTGCAGCGCGAAATCAAAGACCCGCGCGTTGGGCTGATGACTACCGTCTCAGGCGTTGAAGTATCCCGCGACCTGGCCTATGCCAAAGTGTTCGTGACGTTCCTGAACGATAAAGACGAAGCGGCGGTAAAAGCCGGTATCAAAGCGCTGCAGGATGCGTCTGGCTTCATTCGCTCGCTGCTGGGCAAAGCCATGCGTCTGCGTATCGTGCCGGAACTGACCTTCTTCTACGATAACTCGCTGGTCGAAGGGATGCGTATGTCCAACCTCGTTACCAGCGTAGTGAAACACGACGAAGAGCGTCGCGTTAATCCGGACGACGACAAGGAGGAATAA
- the yrbN gene encoding protein YrbN, giving the protein MKIAENFHDELCRLAAINSEALVLHG; this is encoded by the coding sequence ATGAAAATTGCAGAAAATTTTCACGATGAGTTATGTAGACTGGCCGCCATTAATTCTGAGGCACTCGTACTACATGGCTGA
- the pnp gene encoding polyribonucleotide nucleotidyltransferase, protein MLNPIVRKFQYGQHTVTLETGMMARQATAAVMVSMDDTAVFVTVVGAKKAKPGQDFFPLTINYQERTYAAGRIPGGFFRREGRPSEGETLIARLIDRPLRPLFPEGFVNEVQVIATVVSVNPQVNPDIVAMIGASAALSLSGIPFNGPIGAARVGYINDQYVLNPTQDELKSSKLDLVVAGTESAVLMVESEAELLSEDQMLGAVVFGHEQQQVVIQNINDLVKEAGKPRWDWQPEAANEALNARVKALAESRLSDAYRITDKQERYSQIDAIKADVIAALQAEQAEGDALDENELGDILHAIEKNVVRSRVLAGEPRIDGREKDMIRGLDVRTGVLPRTHGSALFTRGETQALVTATLGTERDAQNIDELMGERTDRFLFHYNFPPYSVGETGMVGSPKRREIGHGRLAKRGVLAVMPAADRFPYTVRVVSEITESNGSSSMASVCGASLALMDAGVPIKAAVAGIAMGLVKEGENFVVLSDILGDEDHLGDMDFKVAGSREGITALQMDIKIEGITKEIMQVALNQAKGARLHILGVMEQAINAPRGDIFQFAPRIHTIKISPDKIKDVIGKGGSVIRALTEETGTTIEIEDDGTVKIAATDGEKAKHAIRRIEEITAEIEVGRIYNGKVTRIVDFGAFVAIGGGKEGLVHISQIADKRVEKVTDYLQMGQEVPVKVLEVDRQGRVRLSIKEATEQTQEAAAPAAPEAE, encoded by the coding sequence TTGCTTAATCCGATCGTCCGCAAATTTCAGTATGGTCAACATACTGTCACTCTTGAAACCGGAATGATGGCTCGTCAGGCCACTGCTGCCGTGATGGTAAGCATGGATGACACTGCGGTATTCGTGACCGTAGTTGGCGCTAAAAAAGCGAAGCCGGGCCAGGACTTTTTCCCGCTGACCATTAACTATCAGGAGCGTACCTACGCTGCTGGCCGCATCCCTGGTGGTTTCTTCCGTCGTGAAGGCCGTCCGAGCGAAGGCGAAACGCTGATCGCGCGTCTGATTGACCGCCCGCTGCGTCCGCTGTTCCCGGAAGGCTTCGTTAACGAAGTTCAGGTTATCGCGACCGTTGTTTCCGTTAACCCGCAGGTTAACCCGGATATCGTCGCGATGATTGGCGCGTCCGCTGCGCTGTCTCTGTCCGGTATTCCGTTCAACGGCCCGATTGGTGCCGCGCGTGTGGGTTACATCAACGATCAGTACGTACTGAACCCGACCCAGGACGAGCTGAAATCCAGCAAGCTGGATCTGGTTGTTGCTGGTACTGAAAGCGCCGTGCTGATGGTGGAATCTGAAGCTGAACTGCTGAGCGAAGATCAGATGCTGGGCGCTGTGGTGTTCGGCCACGAGCAGCAGCAGGTTGTGATTCAGAACATCAACGATCTCGTGAAAGAAGCGGGCAAACCGCGCTGGGACTGGCAGCCTGAAGCCGCTAACGAAGCGCTGAATGCGCGCGTGAAAGCGCTGGCTGAATCTCGTTTGAGCGACGCGTACCGCATCACTGACAAACAAGAACGTTACAGCCAGATCGACGCTATCAAAGCGGACGTTATCGCGGCACTGCAGGCTGAACAGGCCGAAGGCGACGCGCTTGACGAAAACGAGCTGGGCGACATCTTGCACGCTATCGAGAAGAACGTTGTTCGTTCTCGCGTACTGGCTGGCGAACCGCGTATCGATGGCCGCGAAAAAGACATGATCCGTGGTCTGGACGTGCGCACCGGCGTACTGCCGCGTACTCACGGTTCCGCGCTGTTCACCCGTGGTGAAACGCAGGCGCTGGTTACCGCTACGCTCGGTACCGAGCGCGACGCGCAGAACATCGACGAACTGATGGGCGAGCGTACTGACCGCTTCCTGTTCCACTACAACTTCCCTCCGTACTCTGTCGGCGAAACCGGCATGGTTGGTTCTCCGAAGCGTCGTGAAATCGGTCACGGTCGTCTGGCGAAACGCGGCGTACTGGCAGTGATGCCGGCAGCTGACCGCTTCCCGTACACTGTACGCGTAGTGTCTGAAATCACCGAATCCAATGGTTCTTCTTCCATGGCTTCCGTGTGTGGCGCTTCTCTGGCACTGATGGACGCAGGCGTGCCGATCAAAGCCGCTGTTGCGGGCATCGCGATGGGCCTGGTGAAAGAAGGCGAAAACTTTGTCGTGCTGTCCGACATTCTGGGTGACGAAGACCACCTGGGCGACATGGACTTCAAAGTAGCGGGTTCCCGTGAAGGTATCACTGCGCTGCAGATGGATATCAAAATCGAAGGCATCACCAAAGAGATCATGCAGGTGGCGCTGAATCAGGCTAAAGGTGCGCGTCTGCATATCCTTGGCGTGATGGAACAGGCTATCAACGCGCCGCGTGGCGATATCTTTCAGTTCGCACCGCGTATTCACACTATCAAGATCAGCCCGGACAAGATCAAAGACGTGATCGGTAAAGGCGGTTCTGTGATTCGTGCGCTGACTGAAGAGACCGGCACTACCATCGAAATCGAAGATGACGGTACGGTGAAAATCGCAGCGACCGACGGCGAGAAAGCGAAACACGCGATTCGTCGTATCGAAGAGATTACCGCTGAAATCGAAGTGGGCCGTATCTACAATGGTAAAGTGACCCGTATCGTTGACTTCGGTGCCTTTGTCGCTATCGGCGGCGGTAAAGAAGGTCTGGTACACATCTCTCAGATCGCCGACAAGCGCGTTGAGAAAGTGACCGACTATCTGCAGATGGGTCAGGAAGTACCGGTTAAGGTACTGGAAGTTGACCGTCAGGGCCGCGTACGTCTGAGCATTAAAGAAGCAACCGAGCAGACTCAGGAAGCAGCAGCCCCTGCTGCGCCGGAAGCCGAGTAA
- a CDS encoding DEAD/DEAH family ATP-dependent RNA helicase → MAEFETTFTDLGLKAPILEALNDLGYEKPSPIQAECIPHLLGGRDVLGMAQTGSGKTAAFSLPLLHNIDETLRAPQILVLAPTRELAVQVAEAMTDFSKHMHGVNVVALYGGQRYDVQLRALRQGPQIVVGTPGRLLDHLKRGTLDLSNLKGLVLDEADEMLRMGFIEDVETIMAQIPAEHQTALFSATMPEAIRRITRRFMKEPQEVRIQSSVTTRPDISQSYWSVYGMRKNEALVRFLEAEDFDAAIIFVRTKNATLEVAEALERSGYNSAALNGDMNQALREQTLERLKDGRLDILIATDVAARGLDVERISLVVNYDIPMDSESYVHRIGRTGRAGRAGRALLFVENRERRLLRNIERTMKLTIPEVELPNAELLGKRRLEKFAAKVQQQLESSDLDQYRALLTKLQPEGELDVETLAAALLKMAQGERPLILPPDAPMRPKREFRDRDDRFERRGDRNDRGPRGDRNGEDRPRRERRDAGDMELYRIEVGRDDGVEVRHIVGAIANEGDISSRYIGNIKLFASHSTIELPKGMPTEVLQHFTRTRILNKPMNMQLMGDAQPRGDRRPGGGGRGFGGERREGGRGEGRGEGRRFSGERREGGRSFGGERREGGRGPRRDDAATPRRRFGDA, encoded by the coding sequence ATGGCTGAATTCGAAACCACTTTTACTGATCTGGGCCTGAAGGCTCCAATCCTTGAAGCCCTTAACGATCTGGGTTACGAAAAACCATCTCCAATTCAGGCAGAATGTATTCCGCATCTGCTGGGTGGTCGCGACGTTCTGGGTATGGCCCAGACCGGTAGCGGCAAAACCGCAGCGTTCTCACTGCCGCTGCTCCACAACATTGATGAAACTCTGCGCGCGCCGCAGATCCTGGTGCTGGCACCGACCCGCGAACTGGCGGTTCAGGTTGCTGAAGCTATGACGGATTTCTCTAAACATATGCATGGCGTAAACGTCGTGGCCCTGTACGGCGGCCAGCGTTATGACGTGCAGCTGCGCGCACTGCGCCAGGGTCCGCAGATTGTGGTCGGTACGCCGGGCCGTCTGCTGGATCACCTCAAGCGCGGTACGCTGGATCTTTCTAACCTGAAAGGCCTGGTACTGGACGAAGCAGACGAAATGCTGCGTATGGGCTTCATCGAAGACGTTGAAACCATCATGGCGCAGATCCCGGCTGAACATCAGACCGCGCTCTTCTCCGCGACCATGCCGGAAGCGATTCGTCGCATCACCCGTCGCTTTATGAAAGAGCCGCAGGAAGTGCGCATCCAGTCCAGCGTCACTACTCGCCCGGACATCAGCCAGAGCTACTGGTCTGTTTACGGCATGCGTAAAAACGAAGCGCTGGTGCGTTTCCTTGAAGCGGAAGATTTTGACGCGGCGATTATCTTCGTGCGCACCAAAAACGCGACTCTGGAAGTGGCTGAAGCGCTGGAGCGCAGCGGTTACAACAGCGCCGCGCTGAACGGTGACATGAACCAGGCCCTGCGCGAGCAGACTCTGGAGCGTCTGAAAGACGGTCGTCTGGATATCCTGATCGCAACCGACGTTGCGGCGCGTGGTCTGGACGTTGAGCGTATCAGCCTCGTGGTGAACTACGACATCCCGATGGACTCCGAGTCTTACGTTCACCGTATCGGCCGTACCGGTCGTGCGGGTCGTGCAGGCCGTGCGCTGCTGTTCGTTGAGAACCGCGAGCGTCGTCTGCTGCGTAACATCGAACGCACCATGAAGCTGACCATTCCGGAAGTGGAACTGCCGAACGCAGAACTGCTGGGCAAACGCCGTCTGGAAAAATTCGCCGCGAAAGTACAGCAGCAGCTGGAAAGCAGCGATCTGGACCAGTACCGCGCGCTGCTGACCAAGCTTCAGCCGGAAGGTGAACTGGATGTGGAAACGCTGGCTGCTGCGCTGTTGAAAATGGCGCAGGGCGAACGTCCGCTGATCCTGCCGCCGGATGCGCCGATGCGTCCGAAGCGTGAATTCCGCGATCGCGATGACCGTTTCGAGCGCCGTGGCGACCGTAACGATCGTGGCCCGCGTGGCGACCGCAACGGTGAAGACCGTCCGCGTCGTGAGCGTCGTGACGCTGGCGATATGGAACTGTACCGCATCGAAGTGGGCCGTGATGATGGCGTTGAAGTGCGTCACATCGTGGGTGCTATCGCCAACGAAGGTGATATCAGCAGCCGTTACATTGGTAACATCAAGCTGTTCGCGTCTCACTCCACCATCGAGCTGCCGAAAGGCATGCCGACCGAAGTGCTGCAGCACTTCACCCGTACGCGTATTCTGAACAAGCCGATGAATATGCAGCTGATGGGTGATGCACAGCCGCGCGGCGATCGTCGTCCTGGCGGCGGTGGTCGTGGTTTCGGTGGCGAACGCCGTGAAGGCGGTCGCGGTGAAGGCCGTGGCGAAGGTCGTCGTTTCAGCGGCGAACGTCGCGAAGGCGGTCGTAGCTTCGGCGGCGAGCGTCGTGAAGGCGGCCGCGGCCCGCGTCGTGATGACGCAGCGACCCCGCGTCGTCGTTTCGGCGACGCATAA
- the mtr gene encoding tryptophan permease has protein sequence MTTLVARSASPSLLSGVVIIAGTIIGAGMFSLPVVMSGAWFFWSLLALVFTWFCMLHSGLMLLEANLNYHIGASFDTITRDLLGKGWNVVNGASVAFVLYILTYAYISASGSVLHHTLAGMNIDVPARLAGFGFALVVAFIVWLSTHAVSRMTAIVLGAKVITFFLTFGGLLGHVEPATLFNTVEASPSYTPYLLMTLPFCLASFGYHGNVPSLMKYYGKEPAVIIRCLVLGTLIALALYIVWLLATMGNIPRPEFIGIAKAGGNIDVLVGALSDVLNSRTLDVLLIVFSNFAVASSFLGVTLGLFDYLADLFGFDDSPRGRLKTALLTFLPPMAGGLLWPNGFLYAIGYAGLAATIWAAIVPALLARASRKRFGSPRFRVWGGKGMIALILLFGLGNAVVHLLSSFNLLPVYQ, from the coding sequence ATGACCACACTTGTCGCCCGCAGCGCCTCGCCTTCGCTTTTAAGCGGCGTTGTGATTATCGCCGGTACGATCATCGGCGCAGGCATGTTCTCTCTGCCGGTCGTGATGTCCGGCGCGTGGTTTTTCTGGTCGCTGCTCGCCCTGGTGTTCACCTGGTTTTGTATGCTGCATTCAGGGCTGATGTTGCTGGAAGCCAACCTCAACTACCATATCGGCGCCAGCTTCGACACCATCACCCGTGACCTGCTCGGCAAAGGGTGGAACGTGGTGAACGGCGCCTCCGTCGCGTTTGTCCTCTATATCCTGACGTATGCCTATATCTCGGCCAGCGGCTCAGTGCTTCACCACACGCTCGCAGGCATGAATATTGACGTACCTGCGCGGCTGGCAGGGTTTGGCTTCGCGCTGGTAGTGGCGTTTATCGTCTGGCTCTCCACGCATGCCGTAAGCCGGATGACGGCCATTGTGCTGGGTGCCAAAGTCATCACGTTCTTTCTGACTTTTGGCGGACTGCTGGGCCATGTGGAGCCCGCCACGCTCTTCAACACCGTCGAGGCAAGCCCGAGCTATACGCCGTATCTCTTAATGACGCTGCCGTTTTGCCTGGCGTCGTTCGGCTACCACGGCAATGTGCCAAGCCTGATGAAATACTACGGCAAAGAACCGGCTGTAATTATTCGCTGCCTGGTACTGGGAACGCTGATTGCGCTGGCGCTTTATATCGTCTGGCTGCTGGCGACGATGGGCAACATTCCGCGCCCGGAATTTATCGGCATCGCGAAGGCGGGCGGTAATATCGATGTGCTGGTGGGCGCGCTGAGCGACGTGCTGAACAGCCGCACGCTGGATGTGCTGCTGATTGTGTTTTCCAACTTCGCGGTGGCGAGCTCGTTCCTGGGCGTGACGCTGGGGCTGTTCGACTATCTGGCGGATCTCTTCGGGTTTGACGATTCGCCGCGCGGGCGTCTCAAAACCGCGCTGCTCACGTTTTTACCGCCGATGGCGGGCGGGCTGCTGTGGCCGAACGGTTTTCTGTATGCGATTGGTTATGCGGGGCTGGCGGCGACTATCTGGGCGGCGATTGTGCCGGCGCTGTTGGCGCGTGCGTCACGCAAGCGCTTCGGCAGCCCGCGCTTTCGCGTCTGGGGCGGGAAGGGGATGATTGCGTTGATCCTGCTGTTTGGGCTGGGCAACGCGGTAGTGCACTTACTTTCCAGCTTCAACCTGCTGCCGGTCTATCAGTAA
- the rpsO gene encoding 30S ribosomal protein S15 has protein sequence MSLSVEAKAKIVSEFGRGENDSGSTEVQVALLTAQINHLQGHFAEHKKDHHSRRGLLRMVSQRRKLLDYLKRKDVARYTALIERLGLRR, from the coding sequence ATGTCTCTAAGCGTTGAAGCTAAAGCTAAAATCGTTTCTGAGTTTGGTCGTGGTGAGAACGACAGCGGTTCTACCGAAGTTCAGGTTGCCCTGCTGACTGCGCAGATCAACCACCTGCAGGGTCACTTTGCAGAACACAAAAAAGATCACCACAGCCGTCGTGGTCTGCTGCGCATGGTTTCCCAGCGTCGTAAACTGCTCGACTACCTGAAACGTAAAGATGTAGCACGCTACACTGCGCTGATCGAGCGCCTGGGTCTGCGTCGCTAA